The Lycium barbarum isolate Lr01 chromosome 9, ASM1917538v2, whole genome shotgun sequence genome has a segment encoding these proteins:
- the LOC132609772 gene encoding bax inhibitor 1-like, translated as MESFFNWQTSSSRNRWNYDSLKNFRQISPLVQTHLKKVYLSLCCALVAAAAGAYLHIVWNIGGLLTTLGCVGSIVWLMSTPQYEEQKRMALLMAAALFKGACIGPLIELAIDFDPSIVIGAFVGCAVAFGCFSAAAMVARRREYLYLGGLLSSGLSMLFWLHFASSIFGGSVALFKFEVYFGLLVFVGYIVVDTQDIIEKAHTGDLDYVKHALTLFTDFVAVFVRILIIMLKNASDKEEKKKKRRN; from the exons ATGGAGTCGTTCTTCAATTGGCAAACGTCGTCGTCTCGCAATAGGTGGAATTACGATTCCTTGAAGAATTTCCGTCAAATCTCTCCCCTTGTTCAAACTCATCTCAAAAAG GTCTACCTTTCATTATGCTGTGCTTTAGTAGCCGCAGCTGCTGGAGCTTACCTTCACATTGTTTGGAACATTGGTGGTCTCCTTACAACACTGGGATGCGTGGGAAGCATCGTATGGCTGATGTCAACTCCTCAGTATGAAGAG CAAAAGAGGATGGCACTTCTGATGGCAGCTGCACTATTTAAAGGAGCATGTATTGGTCCTCTGATTGAATTGGCTATTGACTTTGACCCAAG CATTGTGATTGGTGCTTTTGTTGGTTGTGCTGTGGCATTTGGTTGCTTCTCAGCTGCTGCCATGGTGGCAAGGCGCAGAGAGTACTTGTACCTTGGAGGTCTTCTTTCATCTGGTCTGTCTATGCTGTTCTGGTTGCACTTTGCATCCTCCATTTTTGGTGGTTCTGTGGCCCTTTTCAAGTTTGAG GTTTACTTTGGGCTCTTGGTGTTTGTGGGCTATATTGTTGTCGACACCCAGGATATAATTGAGAAGGCACACACTGGGGATTTGGACTACGTGAAGCATGCTCTGACCCTCTTTACAGATTTTGTTGCTGTTTTTGTGCGAATATTAATCATAATG TTGAAGAATGCATCTGACAAggaggaaaagaagaaaaagaggagAAACTAA
- the LOC132609773 gene encoding vesicle-associated protein 2-1-like: MSGGTNQLISVNPPELRFQFELDKQSYCDLKVTNSTDQCVAFKMKTTSPKKYFVRPNTGIIQPWDSGFLRVTLQAQKEYPPDMQCKDKFLLQSTIVNNDIDKLPPDTFNKDGGRTVEECKLRVVYISPNSSPGHSEDVFKQSSDFTSNQALQRIKDERDAAVRQTQQLLQELEIMKRRRNRNDPGFSLRFAIVVGVIGLMVGFLLKLLSSPSENSSEFLHSPN; this comes from the exons ATGAGTGGTGGTACGAATCAGTTGATATCTGTTAATCCTCCGGAACTCAGGTTCCAAT TTGAGTTGGATAAACAAAGCTACTGTGATCTTAAAGTCACAAACAGCACGGATCAATGTGTTGCTTTTAAG atGAAAACTACTTCTCCAAAGAAGTACTTTGTCCGACCAAACACTGGTATTATACAGCCCTGGGATTCAGGTTTCCTTCGAG TCACCCTTCAAGCGCAAAAGGAGTACCCGCCAGATATGCAATGCAAGGACAAATTCCTCCTACAGAGCACAATTGTGAATAATGATATTGATAAACTTCCTCCAGATACT TTTAATAAGGATGGGGGAAGAACTGTAGAAGAGTGCAAACTTAGGGTTGTTTACATATCTCCAAATTCATCTCCTGGACATTCTGAAGATGTGTTTAAACAAAGCTCTGATTTCACCTCT AATCAAGCATTGCAGCGTATCAAAGATGAAAGAGATGCAGCTGTCCGACAAACACAACAGCTACTACAGGAACTG GAAATTATGAAGAGACGAAGAAATCGGAATGATCCAGGCTTCTCTCTAAGGTTTGCAATTGTTGTGGGAGTCATCGGCCTAATGGTTGGCTTTCTGCTGAAACTGCTGTCTTCACCATCAGAGAATAGCTCTGAGTTTCTTCATTCTCCAAATTAA
- the LOC132612288 gene encoding uncharacterized protein LOC132612288, which yields MRRYDIEMGPYQSELIVFPKTKFGDKMRQFNPDWYKPPYSSWLEYNIKDDAAFCLYCYLFKNEFESRGNAGRAFVDDDFRREPWFLLRNALSFRGHDESEDSEYKDLFLELLEFHGSNRPDMEKLELPLVVLSRKHFDVKNLFYVVTNVLNTIGTSFKRRELLRQHQVEKLEELLKAGEIFTGQGLNQERGLQRPGDTRWGSHFKTLKNFMIIFSSIANVLKDMKEDSPLKLDRLVAGNLLDNIQEFEFVLFCI from the exons ATGAGGAGATATGATATTGAGATGGGGCCTTATCAATCGGAACTGATAGTATTTCCTAAAACTAAGTTTGGGGACAAGATGCGTCAATTTAATCCTGATTGGTATAAGCCTCCATATTCTAGTTGGTTGGAATATAACATAAAAGACGATGCTGCATTTTGTTTGTATTGTTATTTGTTCAAGAATGAATTTGAAAGTCGTGGTAATGCGGGGAGAGCATTTGTAGATGATGATTTTAGGAGGGAACCATG GTTTCTCCTAAGAAATGCATTATCATTTCGTGGTCATGATGAGAGTGAAGATTCCGAATACAAAGatctttttcttgaacttttggaATTTCATGGAAGCAACCGTCCAGATATGGAAAAG TTGGAATTACCACTTGTCGTTCTGTCTAGAAAACACTTCGATGTGAAAAATTTATTTTATGTTGTCACTAATGTATTGAATACTATTGGAACATCTTTTAAGCGTAGGGAATTACTTCGACAAcaccaagtggagaagttggaagaatTGCTTAAAGCCGGAGAAATTTTTACTGGGCAAGGATTAAATCAAGAACGTGGTCTCCAACGACCGGGTGATACTCGTTGGGGATCTCATTTTAAGACCTTGAAAAATTTCATGATTATATTTTCTTCAATTGCTAATGTGCTTAAAGATATGAAAGAAGATTCTCCACTCAAGCTTGATAGACTTGTAGCAGGAAATCTTTTGGATAACATTCAGGAATTTGAATTTGTCTTATTTTGCATTTGA
- the LOC132612290 gene encoding uncharacterized protein LOC132612290 — MRESELESLMDDVYSFCGKHEILIPKMDDDYPRSKFIDLQLQELNNRFDVVTSDLLLGMASLNPRDSKFLNLKWIKDLAIVMAKTKLDQTWSLVYLLVKLTLILHVATASVERAFSIMKLIKNDLRNRIGKEFLNGWLVCKIEHKVYATISNDAIMDRFQRMKPRRIQL; from the exons ATGAGAGAAAGTGAATTGGAGTCTTTAATGGATGACGTTTATTCATTTTGTGGAAAACATGAAATTTTGATTCCCAAAATGGATGATGACTATCCAAGATCGAAGT TTATTGATTTGCAACTTCAGGAGCTCAATAATCGTTTTGATGTTGTGACTAGTGACTTACTCCTTGGTATGGCTAGTTTGAATCCC CGTGATAGCAAGTTTCTCAACTTGAAGTGGATTAAGGATCTTGCTATTGTGATGGCAAAAACTAAATTGGATCAAACTTGGTCTCTTGTTTATTTACTTGTGAAGCTGACATTGATTTTACATGTTGCTACTGCAAGTGTGGAAAGAGCATTTTCCATAATGAAGCTCATAAAAAATGATCTGCGCAATCGCATTGGTAAAGAATTTTTAAATGGTTGGCTAGTTTGTAAGATAGAGCATAAAGTATATGCAACTATAAGCAATGATGCTATTATGGATCGTTTTCAAAGGATGAAGCCTCGTCGA